In Qingrenia yutianensis, the sequence AAAACCGTGTAAACTATCGGAAGCAGTGTAATAAACAGCACAATTATAAGAAATATGTAAATCGGTATATTTTTTAAAGCTTTTTTCATTGTTGTACCTGCCCCCTAATAAACATTTTCCATTCGCTTGCTTAATTTCATATATATGATTGCAAATATGCACATAAAAACAGATGTGATAAGCGACATTGCACACCCATATCCTATGTTTACTGAATTCGACGCAAATCCCGGCACAAACTGGTTTACAATATATGACATTACCGTAAATGTTGTGCCGCCGGGCGCACCGTTTGTGGTCACGAGAATATAGTCGCTTGTATGCAACGAACCGTTGAGCGCAAGGAGTATAATTGTCTGCAAAACGGGTGCCATCATAGGAAGTGTTATTTTAAAAAACACCGTAAACCTGCCTGCACCATCCAGCCTTGCCGCCTCATACATTTCCTCCGGAACATTTGAGAGCGCCGCAAGAAAATACATAACATTTACGCCGAATGTATTCCACACTGCCCCGATTATAAGCACTGTCATTGCGCCGCGAGTCGTGGAAAGCCACGATATTTCGCTGCCTATTATGCCAAGCTTTATAAGGTTTGCATTGATAAATCCGAAATAGTCGAACATATTTGAAAATATAAGTCCTATAATTGCTATACTTATTACGTTCGGAAGATAATATACCGAACGGAAAAACCCGCTGCCCTTTATTTTTTTGTTCAGCATAAGGGCAATCACCATTGCAAGCGGAAGCTCAAACGGCAGCTTATACACCATAAATTTAAGCGTAGTAAGCCAAGTTGTCCAATATGTTGTATCCTTAAAAACACCAATAAAATTATCCCAACCGACAAACTTTTGCATAGTTTTGGTTCCCGTATAGAAAAACCATGACTTTTTCATAG encodes:
- a CDS encoding carbohydrate ABC transporter permease, which gives rise to MRTALKENKKDRFKKTGFQKHTVSQCYVLLLPEILGLLLFTLYPMLWAMKKSWFFYTGTKTMQKFVGWDNFIGVFKDTTYWTTWLTTLKFMVYKLPFELPLAMVIALMLNKKIKGSGFFRSVYYLPNVISIAIIGLIFSNMFDYFGFINANLIKLGIIGSEISWLSTTRGAMTVLIIGAVWNTFGVNVMYFLAALSNVPEEMYEAARLDGAGRFTVFFKITLPMMAPVLQTIILLALNGSLHTSDYILVTTNGAPGGTTFTVMSYIVNQFVPGFASNSVNIGYGCAMSLITSVFMCIFAIIYMKLSKRMENVY